The following are encoded in a window of Caldicellulosiruptor danielii genomic DNA:
- a CDS encoding endo-1,4-beta-xylanase encodes MKTKNAKNRITSILVILTFLFNILMGISLFQENVNAETYALDFEEENESISYFAYGGSNITIDENDAYNGKKSIKVANRNSIWSGVAVDVKNIIKNGTTWVISGYIKHNNQKPVAFGISAVYDDGSGVKSALLGEVVAIPNYWKKIVGRWNPNLNNVKNLVIVIHTIVESKIDFNVDCIRIMDENSYLSGGVIHSTGFESGTTEGWQARGSGVSIKADSSVAYSGKYSLYVSGRTSNWHGAQIPVNTILEQGKVYKISVWVYQNSGSTQKMSLTMQRRFATDSITSYENLIYNKDVPNNTWVELSGSYSVPAGVTVNELILYVEAQNASLSFWVDELKIYDSSKLAEPEWEIPNLVEKYRDDFRIGVAFGNTSLASEMEKKLILKHFNSITPENEMKPSELLINENTYNFSKADSFVNFAISNNMTIRGHTLVWHQQTPDWFFKDSNGNTLNKDALLSRLKQYIYDVVGRYKGKVYAWDVVNEAIDEGQSDGYRRSNWYNICGPEYIEKAFIWAHEADPNAKLFYNDYNTENSQKRQFIYNLIKSLKEKGVPIHGVGLQCHINLDWPSISEIENTIKLFSSIPGLEIHITELDMSFYQWGSSTNYAVPPRELLIKQAQRYKELFDLFKKYKNVVTNVTFWGLKDDYSWLSKNYGKKDYPLLFDENYMSKYAFWSLIDPSIVPTTTTLPTPPEIQLPTLTPTPTASVTPTPTPTVTPTPTVTPTPTPTVTPTPTPTVTPTPTPTPTPTPTPISTPATSGQIKVLYANKETNSTTNTIRPWLKVVNTGSSSIDLSRVTIRYWYTVDGDRAQSAISDWAQIGASNVTFKFVKLSSSVSGADYYLEIGFKSGAGQLQPGKDTGEIQIRFNKDDWSNYNQGNDWSWLQSMTSYGENVKVTAYIDGVLVWGQEPSGATPAPAPTATPTPTPTVTSTPTPTPTPTPTVTPTPTPTPTPTPTPISTPATSGQIKVLYANKETNSTTNTIRPWLKVVNTGSSSVDLSRVTIRYWYTVDGDRAQSAISDWAQIGASNVTFKFMKLSSSVSGADYYLEIGFKSGAGQLQPGKDTGEIQIRFNKDDWSNYNQGNDWSWLQSMTSYGENVKVTAYIDGVLVWGQEPSGATPAPAPTATPTPTPTVTSTPTPTPTPTPTPTPTVTTTPMPTQTAIPTPTVTPNPTPTSSIPDDTNDDWLYVSGNKIVDKDGRPVWLTGINWFGYNTGTNVFDGVWSCNLKDTLAEIANRGFNLLRVPISAELILNWSQGIYPKPNINYYVNPELEGKNSLEVFDIVVQTCKEVGLKIMLDIHSIKTDAMGHIYPVWYDEKFTPEDFYKACEWITNRYKNDDTIIAFDLKNEPHGKPWQDTTFAKWDNSTDINNWKYAAETCAKRILNINPNLLIVIEGIEAYPKDDVTWTSKSSSDYYSTWWGGNLRGVRKYPINLGKYQNKVVYSPHDYGPSVYQQPWFYPGFTKESLLQDCWRPNWAYIMEENIAPLLIGEWGGHLDGADNEKWMKYLRDYIIENHIHHTFWCFNANSGDTGGLVGYDFTTWDEKKYSFLKPALWQDSQGRFVGLDHKRPLGTNGKNINITTYYNNNEPEPVPATK; translated from the coding sequence ATGAAAACAAAAAATGCAAAAAATAGAATTACGTCGATATTAGTAATACTAACATTTTTATTTAATATATTAATGGGTATTAGCCTATTTCAAGAGAATGTAAATGCAGAAACATATGCATTGGACTTTGAAGAAGAAAATGAATCAATTTCATATTTTGCGTACGGTGGTTCGAATATTACGATTGACGAAAACGACGCATATAATGGGAAGAAAAGTATTAAAGTGGCGAACAGGAATTCAATATGGAGCGGTGTGGCTGTTGATGTTAAGAACATTATTAAAAATGGAACCACATGGGTGATATCTGGATATATAAAGCACAACAATCAAAAACCAGTTGCTTTCGGCATTTCTGCAGTTTATGATGATGGAAGTGGAGTAAAAAGTGCTCTATTAGGCGAGGTTGTAGCGATACCAAATTATTGGAAAAAAATTGTTGGCAGGTGGAATCCAAATTTAAACAATGTAAAAAATTTGGTAATTGTCATACACACTATTGTGGAAAGTAAAATAGATTTCAATGTTGACTGTATTCGTATAATGGACGAGAACAGCTATTTGTCAGGTGGAGTAATACATTCCACTGGATTTGAAAGCGGTACAACTGAGGGATGGCAGGCAAGGGGAAGTGGTGTATCAATAAAGGCTGACAGTTCAGTTGCGTATTCTGGTAAGTACAGTCTGTACGTTAGTGGGCGTACATCTAATTGGCATGGAGCACAAATTCCTGTTAACACTATTTTGGAGCAAGGGAAAGTATATAAGATAAGCGTTTGGGTATATCAGAACAGCGGTTCGACACAAAAGATGTCATTGACTATGCAAAGGAGATTTGCAACTGATTCTATAACAAGTTACGAAAACTTGATATATAACAAGGATGTACCAAATAATACTTGGGTTGAGCTCAGCGGAAGTTATTCAGTTCCAGCAGGTGTTACGGTAAATGAGTTGATACTGTACGTAGAAGCTCAGAATGCAAGTTTATCATTCTGGGTTGATGAATTAAAAATATATGATTCATCTAAGTTAGCTGAACCTGAATGGGAGATACCTAACTTAGTTGAGAAATACAGAGATGATTTCAGAATTGGAGTTGCTTTTGGAAATACAAGCCTTGCTTCGGAGATGGAAAAGAAACTCATTTTAAAACATTTCAACAGCATTACACCAGAGAATGAAATGAAACCTTCTGAATTGTTAATAAATGAAAATACGTACAATTTTAGCAAAGCAGATTCATTTGTGAATTTTGCGATAAGCAATAACATGACAATAAGAGGTCATACACTTGTATGGCATCAGCAAACACCTGATTGGTTTTTTAAAGACTCGAATGGAAATACATTGAATAAAGATGCATTGCTTAGTAGGTTAAAACAGTATATTTACGATGTGGTTGGAAGGTACAAAGGCAAGGTTTATGCATGGGATGTGGTGAACGAAGCTATAGATGAGGGTCAGAGTGATGGATACAGAAGATCTAATTGGTATAACATATGTGGACCTGAATATATTGAGAAGGCATTTATATGGGCACATGAAGCAGATCCAAATGCAAAATTGTTTTACAACGATTACAATACAGAAAATAGCCAAAAGAGACAGTTTATATACAACCTGATAAAGAGTTTGAAAGAAAAAGGAGTTCCAATTCATGGAGTGGGTTTACAGTGTCATATAAATTTAGATTGGCCATCAATTAGTGAGATAGAGAATACAATAAAGTTGTTTAGCTCAATACCTGGCTTAGAGATTCACATTACAGAGCTTGATATGAGTTTTTATCAGTGGGGGTCGAGCACTAATTATGCTGTCCCTCCAAGAGAGTTGCTTATTAAGCAAGCTCAGAGATATAAAGAATTGTTTGATTTATTCAAAAAATATAAGAATGTAGTCACAAATGTTACGTTTTGGGGATTAAAAGATGATTATTCATGGTTAAGCAAAAACTACGGAAAGAAAGATTATCCGTTGCTATTTGATGAAAACTATATGTCTAAGTATGCTTTTTGGAGTTTGATAGATCCATCTATTGTTCCAACAACCACAACTTTACCAACTCCGCCAGAGATTCAACTTCCAACATTAACCCCAACGCCAACTGCAAGCGTAACTCCGACGCCGACACCGACAGTGACACCTACGCCGACAGTAACACCAACCCCGACACCGACAGTAACACCAACCCCGACACCGACAGTAACACCAACCCCGACTCCAACACCAACACCGACGCCGACACCTATTAGCACACCTGCGACAAGCGGGCAGATAAAGGTACTGTATGCTAACAAGGAGACAAACAGCACGACAAACACGATAAGGCCGTGGTTGAAGGTAGTGAACACTGGAAGCAGTAGTATAGATTTGAGCAGGGTAACGATAAGGTACTGGTACACAGTAGATGGGGACAGGGCACAGAGTGCGATATCAGACTGGGCACAGATAGGAGCAAGCAATGTAACATTCAAGTTTGTGAAGCTGAGCAGTAGCGTAAGTGGAGCGGACTATTACTTGGAGATAGGATTTAAGAGTGGAGCGGGGCAATTGCAGCCTGGGAAGGACACAGGAGAGATACAGATAAGGTTTAACAAGGATGACTGGAGCAATTACAATCAGGGGAATGACTGGTCATGGTTACAGAGCATGACGAGTTATGGAGAGAATGTGAAGGTAACGGCGTATATAGATGGTGTGCTGGTATGGGGTCAGGAGCCGAGTGGAGCGACACCTGCACCAGCACCAACAGCAACACCAACTCCGACACCAACAGTAACCTCAACACCGACACCAACCCCGACACCGACACCGACAGTAACACCAACCCCGACTCCAACACCAACACCGACGCCGACACCTATTAGCACACCTGCGACAAGCGGGCAGATAAAGGTACTGTATGCTAACAAGGAGACGAACAGCACGACAAACACAATAAGGCCGTGGTTGAAGGTAGTGAACACTGGAAGCAGTAGTGTAGATTTGAGCAGGGTAACGATAAGGTACTGGTACACAGTAGATGGGGACAGGGCACAGAGTGCGATATCAGACTGGGCACAGATAGGAGCAAGCAATGTAACATTCAAGTTTATGAAGCTGAGCAGTAGCGTAAGTGGAGCGGACTATTACTTGGAGATAGGATTTAAGAGTGGAGCGGGGCAATTGCAGCCTGGGAAGGACACAGGAGAGATACAGATAAGGTTTAACAAGGATGACTGGAGCAATTACAATCAGGGGAATGACTGGTCATGGTTACAGAGCATGACGAGTTATGGAGAGAATGTGAAGGTAACGGCGTATATAGATGGTGTGCTGGTATGGGGTCAGGAGCCGAGTGGAGCGACACCTGCACCAGCACCAACAGCAACACCAACTCCGACACCAACAGTAACCTCAACACCGACACCAACCCCGACACCGACACCAACTCCGACTCCGACGGTGACGACGACGCCAATGCCGACGCAGACAGCAATACCAACGCCAACAGTAACTCCAAATCCAACGCCAACATCGAGTATTCCTGATGATACAAATGATGATTGGCTTTATGTAAGTGGTAACAAAATAGTTGATAAAGATGGTAGACCTGTATGGTTAACAGGTATTAACTGGTTTGGATACAATACAGGTACAAATGTATTTGATGGTGTATGGAGTTGTAATCTGAAAGATACTCTTGCTGAAATAGCTAATAGAGGCTTTAACCTGCTAAGAGTTCCAATATCTGCAGAACTTATATTGAACTGGTCGCAAGGTATTTATCCAAAACCAAATATAAACTACTACGTAAATCCAGAGCTTGAAGGCAAAAACAGTTTAGAAGTATTTGACATAGTTGTACAAACATGCAAAGAAGTTGGATTGAAAATTATGTTGGATATTCACAGCATAAAAACAGATGCAATGGGACATATCTATCCAGTATGGTATGATGAAAAATTTACTCCAGAGGATTTTTATAAAGCGTGCGAGTGGATTACAAATAGGTATAAAAATGATGACACTATTATAGCTTTTGACCTAAAAAATGAGCCACATGGAAAACCGTGGCAAGATACAACATTTGCGAAATGGGATAATTCAACAGATATAAATAATTGGAAATATGCAGCTGAAACATGTGCAAAACGTATACTAAATATAAATCCAAACCTACTTATTGTAATTGAAGGGATTGAAGCCTATCCAAAGGATGACGTCACATGGACATCAAAATCCTCCAGCGACTACTATTCAACATGGTGGGGCGGTAACTTACGAGGTGTTAGAAAGTATCCTATTAATCTGGGTAAATATCAAAATAAAGTGGTATATTCACCACATGATTACGGGCCATCTGTTTACCAGCAGCCGTGGTTTTATCCAGGGTTCACAAAAGAGTCTTTGCTACAAGATTGTTGGCGTCCGAATTGGGCGTACATTATGGAAGAAAACATTGCGCCTCTTCTGATAGGTGAGTGGGGTGGTCATCTGGATGGAGCCGATAACGAAAAGTGGATGAAGTATCTACGAGATTATATCATAGAAAATCATATTCATCACACATTTTGGTGCTTTAATGCTAACTCAGGCGACACTGGAGGGTTGGTTGGATACGATTTTACGACATGGGATGAAAAAAAGTACTCATTTTTGAAACCGGCTCTTTGGCAAGACAGTCAAGGTAGGTTTGTTGGATTAGATCACAAGCGACCCTTAGGTACAAATGGGAAAAACATTAATATTACAACATACTACAACAATAATGAACCAGAGCCAGTTCCAGCTACAAAATGA
- a CDS encoding glycoside hydrolase family 48 protein: MKRNLFRIISRVVLVAFIVSISLVGAISYFPVETQAAPDWSIPSLCESYKDDFIIGVAIPARCLSNDTDKRMVLKHFNSITAENEMKPESLLAGQTSTGLSYRFSTADAFVDFASTNKIGIRGHTLVWHNQTPDWFFKDSNGQRLSKDALLARLKQYIYDVVGRYKGKVYAWDVVNEAIDENQSDGYRRSTWYEICGPEYIEKAFIWAHEADPNAKLFYNDYNTEISKKREFIYNMVKNLKSKGIPIHGIGMQCHINVNWPSVSEIENSIKLFSSIPGIEIHITELDMSLYNYGSSENYSTPPQDLLQKQAQKYKEIFTMLKKYKNVVKSVTFWGLKDDYSWLRSFYGKNDWPLLFFEDYSAKPAYWAVIEASGVTTSSPTPTPTPTPTPTVTATPTPTPTPTPTPVSTPATSGQIKVLYANKETNSTTNTIRPWLKVVNTGSSSIDLSRVTIRYWYTVDGDRAQSAISDWAQIGASNVTFKFVKLSSSVSGADYYLEIGFKSGAGQLQPGKDTGEIQIRFNKSDWSNYNQGNDWSWLQSMTSYGENVKVTAYIDGVLVWGQEPSGATPAPTVTVAPTPTPTPTPTPTPTPTPSPTSTPANIESSAENAKIYFANNKYYLFNNTWGKNFAGSGWWSKIYFNSYDMNTYQSDMGWSFYFPNVNPYDVKAYQSIVCGWHWTDGCGAGTGLPVQVSSNTGIYTTVSYSITGVENSCMNFAYDIWLANTSQPTWSTTPTDEIMIWLNRWNGAGPLGNKVATVNIAGATWDVYEGNIGWNVYSFVRTTGTTTANFNIMDFVNWLVNQRGLNPSKYIISVEVGTEVFYGQATVKITNYAVNVGTPIYSTPTPAPTPTPTPTPTPSPTVTPTPTVTVAPTPTPSGTPSGLGEYGQRFMWLWNKIHDPANGYFNQDGIPYHSVETLICEAPDYGHLTTSEAFSYYVWLEAVYGKLTGDWSKFKTAWDTLEKYMIPSAEDQPMRSYDPNKPATYAGEWETPDKYPSPLEFNVPVGKDPLHNELVSTYGSTLMYGMHWLMDVDNWYGYGKRGDGVSRASFINTFQRGPEESVWETVPHPSWEEFKWGGPNGFLDLFIKDQNYSKQWRYTNAPDADARAIQATYWAKEWAKEQGKFNEISSYVAKAAKMGDYLRYAMFDKYFKPLGCQDKNAAGGTGYDSAHYLLSWYYAWGGALDGAWSWKIGCSHAHFGYQNPMAAWALANDSDMKPKSPNGASDWAKSLKRQIEFYRWLQSAEGAIAGGATNSWNGRYEKYPAGTATFYGMAYEPNPVYRDPGSNTWFGFQAWSMQRVAEYYYVTGDKDAGALLEKWVSWIKSVVKLNSDGTFAIPSTLDWSGQPDTWNGTYTGNPNLHVKVVDYGTDLGITASLANALLYYSAATKKYGVFDEEAKNLAKELLDRMWKLYRDEKGLSAPEKRADYKRFFEQEVYIPAGWTGKMPNGDVIKSGVKFIDIRSKYKQDPDWPKLEAAYKSGQVPEFRYHRFWAQCDIAIANATYEILFGNQ, translated from the coding sequence ATGAAGAGAAATCTATTTAGAATTATTTCTCGAGTTGTATTAGTAGCGTTTATTGTTAGTATTTCTCTGGTTGGTGCAATAAGTTATTTTCCAGTTGAAACTCAAGCTGCGCCGGACTGGAGTATTCCAAGTTTATGTGAGAGTTATAAAGACGATTTTATAATAGGCGTGGCAATACCTGCAAGATGTTTGAGCAATGATACTGACAAACGAATGGTATTGAAACATTTTAACAGTATAACGGCAGAGAATGAAATGAAGCCGGAAAGCTTATTAGCTGGTCAGACAAGTACTGGGCTAAGTTATAGATTTAGTACTGCTGATGCTTTTGTTGACTTTGCGAGTACAAACAAGATAGGTATAAGAGGTCATACATTGGTTTGGCATAATCAGACACCTGATTGGTTCTTTAAAGATAGCAATGGGCAAAGATTATCCAAAGATGCATTATTAGCAAGACTAAAGCAATATATTTATGATGTTGTTGGAAGGTATAAAGGGAAAGTGTATGCATGGGACGTTGTCAATGAAGCTATCGATGAGAATCAGTCAGATGGTTATAGACGTTCAACATGGTATGAAATTTGTGGTCCTGAGTACATTGAAAAAGCATTTATATGGGCTCATGAAGCAGACCCTAATGCAAAGCTATTCTATAATGACTATAATACCGAGATTTCTAAGAAAAGAGAATTTATATACAACATGGTAAAAAACCTGAAATCTAAAGGTATACCTATTCATGGTATTGGCATGCAATGTCATATAAATGTTAACTGGCCATCTGTTAGCGAAATAGAAAACAGTATTAAGTTATTTAGTTCGATACCAGGTATTGAGATTCACATTACAGAACTTGATATGAGTCTATACAACTACGGTTCCAGTGAAAATTATTCCACACCACCACAGGATTTACTTCAAAAGCAGGCTCAGAAATACAAAGAGATTTTTACAATGCTGAAAAAATACAAAAATGTAGTAAAAAGTGTTACTTTTTGGGGATTGAAAGATGACTATTCATGGTTAAGATCATTCTACGGTAAGAATGATTGGCCGTTGTTGTTTTTTGAAGATTATAGTGCGAAGCCAGCCTATTGGGCAGTAATTGAAGCTTCTGGGGTAACAACATCATCTCCGACACCGACACCAACCCCGACTCCGACACCGACAGTAACAGCGACACCAACTCCAACACCAACACCGACGCCGACACCTGTTAGCACACCTGCGACAAGCGGGCAGATAAAGGTATTGTATGCTAACAAGGAGACGAACAGCACGACAAACACAATAAGGCCGTGGTTGAAGGTAGTGAACACTGGAAGCAGTAGTATAGATTTGAGCAGGGTAACGATAAGGTACTGGTACACAGTAGATGGGGACAGGGCACAGAGTGCGATATCAGACTGGGCACAGATAGGAGCAAGCAATGTAACATTCAAGTTTGTGAAGCTGAGCAGTAGCGTAAGTGGAGCGGACTATTACTTGGAGATAGGATTTAAGAGTGGAGCGGGGCAATTGCAGCCTGGGAAGGACACAGGAGAGATACAGATAAGGTTTAACAAGAGTGACTGGAGCAATTACAATCAGGGGAATGACTGGTCATGGTTACAGAGCATGACGAGTTATGGAGAGAATGTGAAGGTAACGGCGTATATAGATGGTGTGCTGGTATGGGGTCAGGAGCCGAGTGGAGCGACACCTGCACCGACGGTGACGGTTGCACCGACCCCGACGCCGACCCCGACACCAACACCAACACCAACACCAACACCTTCTCCGACTTCTACACCGGCTAATATTGAGTCGTCGGCTGAAAATGCAAAAATATATTTTGCAAACAATAAATATTACTTGTTCAATAATACATGGGGAAAAAACTTTGCTGGAAGTGGCTGGTGGTCTAAAATATATTTTAATTCTTATGATATGAATACTTATCAATCAGATATGGGATGGAGCTTTTATTTCCCGAATGTTAATCCTTATGATGTTAAAGCGTATCAGTCGATAGTATGTGGATGGCATTGGACTGATGGTTGTGGCGCTGGAACAGGGTTGCCTGTTCAGGTTTCATCAAATACAGGTATCTATACAACTGTTAGCTACAGCATAACAGGTGTTGAGAATAGCTGTATGAATTTTGCATATGATATTTGGCTGGCTAATACGAGCCAACCGACTTGGAGTACAACTCCAACTGATGAGATAATGATATGGCTAAATAGATGGAATGGTGCAGGACCATTGGGGAATAAGGTTGCGACAGTTAATATAGCGGGAGCAACTTGGGATGTGTATGAAGGCAATATTGGCTGGAACGTATACTCTTTTGTTAGAACAACAGGCACTACAACTGCAAATTTCAATATAATGGATTTTGTAAATTGGCTGGTGAATCAGAGAGGTTTGAATCCATCAAAGTATATAATTAGCGTTGAAGTTGGAACTGAGGTGTTTTATGGGCAGGCTACGGTAAAGATCACAAATTATGCTGTAAACGTGGGAACTCCAATTTATTCAACCCCGACGCCAGCACCGACACCGACGCCGACCCCGACACCAACTCCGAGTCCGACGGTGACGCCGACGCCGACGGTGACAGTTGCGCCTACACCTACACCGAGCGGCACACCTAGCGGTCTTGGAGAATATGGGCAGAGGTTTATGTGGTTGTGGAACAAGATACATGATCCTGCGAATGGGTATTTTAACCAGGATGGGATACCATATCATTCAGTAGAGACATTGATATGCGAGGCACCTGATTATGGTCATTTGACCACGAGCGAAGCATTTTCGTACTATGTATGGCTTGAGGCAGTGTATGGGAAGTTAACAGGTGATTGGAGCAAGTTTAAGACGGCATGGGACACATTAGAGAAGTATATGATACCGTCGGCTGAAGATCAGCCGATGAGGTCATATGATCCTAACAAGCCAGCGACGTATGCAGGTGAGTGGGAGACACCGGACAAGTATCCATCGCCGCTTGAGTTTAATGTACCTGTTGGGAAGGATCCGTTGCATAATGAGCTTGTGAGCACATATGGTAGCACATTGATGTATGGTATGCACTGGTTGATGGACGTAGACAACTGGTATGGATATGGCAAGAGAGGGGACGGAGTGAGCCGGGCATCATTTATCAACACGTTCCAGAGAGGGCCTGAGGAGTCTGTATGGGAGACTGTACCGCATCCGAGCTGGGAGGAATTCAAATGGGGCGGACCGAATGGATTTTTAGATCTGTTTATTAAGGATCAGAACTATTCGAAGCAGTGGAGGTATACGAACGCACCGGATGCGGATGCGAGAGCTATTCAGGCTACTTACTGGGCGAAGGAATGGGCAAAGGAGCAAGGTAAGTTTAATGAGATAAGCAGCTATGTAGCGAAGGCAGCGAAGATGGGTGACTATTTGAGGTATGCGATGTTTGACAAGTATTTCAAGCCATTAGGATGTCAGGACAAGAATGCGGCTGGAGGAACAGGATATGACAGTGCACATTATCTGTTATCATGGTACTATGCATGGGGCGGAGCACTTGATGGTGCATGGTCATGGAAGATAGGGTGCAGTCATGCGCACTTTGGATATCAGAATCCGATGGCTGCATGGGCGTTAGCAAATGATAGTGATATGAAGCCGAAGTCACCGAACGGAGCGAGTGACTGGGCGAAGAGTTTGAAGAGGCAGATAGAATTTTACAGGTGGTTGCAGTCAGCGGAGGGAGCGATAGCAGGAGGCGCGACAAATTCATGGAATGGCAGGTACGAGAAATATCCGGCAGGGACAGCGACATTTTATGGGATGGCGTATGAACCGAACCCTGTGTATAGGGATCCGGGTAGCAACACATGGTTTGGATTCCAGGCATGGTCGATGCAGAGGGTAGCGGAGTATTACTATGTGACAGGGGATAAGGATGCAGGAGCACTGCTTGAGAAGTGGGTAAGCTGGATTAAGAGTGTAGTGAAGTTGAACAGTGATGGTACATTTGCGATACCATCGACGCTTGATTGGAGTGGGCAGCCAGACACATGGAATGGGACATATACAGGTAATCCGAACTTGCATGTGAAGGTAGTAGATTATGGTACAGATTTGGGTATAACGGCATCACTTGCGAATGCGCTTTTGTACTACAGTGCGGCAACGAAGAAGTACGGAGTATTTGATGAGGAAGCGAAGAATTTAGCGAAGGAATTGCTGGACAGGATGTGGAAGTTGTACAGGGATGAGAAAGGTTTATCAGCGCCAGAGAAGAGAGCGGATTACAAGAGGTTCTTTGAGCAAGAGGTATACATTCCAGCAGGATGGACAGGGAAGATGCCGAATGGAGATGTAATAAAGAGTGGAGTTAAGTTTATAGACATAAGGAGCAAGTACAAACAAGATCCTGATTGGCCGAAGTTAGAGGCGGCATACAAGTCAGGGCAGGTACCGGAGTTCAGATATCACAGGTTCTGGGCACAGTGTGATATAGCAATTGCTAATGCAACATATGAAATTCTGTTCGGTAATCAGTAA